The bacterium genomic sequence CAGTTCTTGGCCGGCGAGAAAGCCTGCACGGGACTGAAGTGGACGGATCAAATGAAGCGATTTTTGGTAGAGATAGTTCGACATCAATGGCGAACACAACACAAACTAGAATGTGATTTGGCAAAAGTTGATCTAACTGAGAGCGAACCACCTTTCGTGCTCAGAGCTACGGAAAAAAGGCTCAGTACGGGTGAAGTGAAGCACATGCTGGAATCGGTTGACCTCTTCGCTACCGATTGGAACAAGAATGCACGCGGATTGCCCCATGTTTATGAAATCCGTGACCGCTCTGGCGTGAAAGTAGTGGTCGATCATGCCACTGGCCTCATGTGGCAGCAAGGCGGTTCTAATGACTCAATGCGTTTCGGAGACGCCGAAAAGCATATTCAGAAACTCAATCGCGAGAGGTTCGCTGGCTACAACGATTGGCGGCTGCCGACCCTGGAAGAGGCAATGTCTCTGATGGAGCCAACGAAAAAGAACGGCGATTTGTACATCGATCCCGTGTTTGACAAGACACAACGCTGGATTTGGACCGCGGACAAAGGATCTGCGGGCGTGGCGTGGGTAGTCCTCTTCGACAGTGGCGATTGCAGCACCCACAATGTCACCAACGGCAACCACGTCCGTGCAGTGCGCTCCGGACAATCTTGATCATTTGGTCATTTGAATCATTTGATCATTTTCTTTGGGTGGAAGGTGACCGTCGAAAGCTTGCAAATTCGTAGGTCGGAGCACGGCTGTTACAGAGCGAGCGCCAGCGAGCGGCTTCGAAAATTTTTTGAAATTTCGCCCCTAGCCGGCCAGCAGCTTTCTTTGGCGCGTGAACAGACGGTTTGGCTGAGAAATTGTCGAAGGGCAGGAGGCAAAGGCATTCCGAAGCACGGTATGCCTTTCATTTTTTTCGCTGCCACCAACGCGTGGCGATCATTCCCGCCAGCAGCAGTGCCTGCAATCCCACCCACCAGTCTCCAAAGCGCGCGTAGATGGTCGGCGGCATTTCCAGCAACGGAACTTGAGCGGCAAAGGACGCGGCCTCATCGAAGGCCGTGCGATTCGTGATCTCACCGGTCGGCAAAATCACCGCGGAGATGCCGGTGTTGGTGCTGCGCACTTGCGCCATGCGCGCTTCGACGCAGCGCAATTGCGAGAGCGCGAGATGCTGCTCCGGCTCCTGATAGCGGCTGTACCAACTGTCGTTGGTCACGTTCAAGATGAGGTTGGCGTTTTTTTGATCGTAGACGCGCATGTAGTGCGGCGAGAGCGCCTCGTAGCAAATCAGCGGGGCGATGCGAAAATCGCCGTAAACCATGATCTCCGGCCCGGGGCCGGCGCCAAAAGTTGACACCGCCGGAATCAAATCCTTGAGCGCGGGAAACCAATCGGAGAACGGCATGTATTCGCCGAAGGCCAGCAGAATGTGTTTTTTGTACAATGCCGCCGGCTCGAATTTGCCCGGCGCGGTCAGGCTCATCGAGTTGTAGATCTTGTAGACGGGTTTGCGCTCACGCACGTAGCCGCCGGTGACGATCGGCGCGCCGGCTTTCTCGGCCAAATCCGCCAGCTCTTGATGCGTCGGATGGAATTCCGGAAACGGATAGGGATACCCGCCTTCCGGCCACAACACCAGGTCGAGTTTTTCCCGGCGCTGCTGCAGCAGTTCGAGCGTGAGGTCGCGGTGGACTTCGAAAAACTTGTAAATCGTGGCGGAGTTGCCGTATTGCGCCTGCAGGCGTTCGTAGTTGCCGAGATTCCCCTGCACCACACCGATGTTCTTGTGCGTGGCGCGCTGCATCTCTGCTTCGACTTGCTGCAGGCGAAAGTGGCCATACCCAAAGCTGAACAGCAGCATGGCCAGTCCCACGCCGGCGGTGATGATTCTCTCGGCGTTGTCGAAGAGCGCCGGCGAGCCGTGCGGCAGGCGCCTGCGCAGCACGGGTTCGAGCAGCGCAAAAATGGCGTAATTGACCCATAAGATTTGCATCGTGAGCAGGAACGGCCCGCCGAGATCGGCAATCTGAATCAGCGAAATCACTTGATAAATGGCGTTGCCGACGTACCAGTCGAATAATTTCGGGAAGTACCGTTCGACGATGACAAACACCGCCGGCACCCACAACACCTGCCACTTCATGGAAAGTAGCCGGCGCAGCCACGCCACCAAACCGCCGGTGACTGCAAGATTGGAAGCGCCCACTGCCGCGTACAGCAGCACGATGGGCACGGCCAGCCACCACGGCAGCCCGCCGAATTCAACCACCGTGTAGGCGATCCAGAAGAAGCCGCCGAGCGCCATGACGAAGGAATACAGCCAGGTGTATTTCACCGTTTCTTTGATGCCGTCGCAGTGATTGAGCAGCCAGAAATAGGGCACATAGGCAAGCGCGGCCAGCGGCGTCCAGTTGATGGCGGGGTAGGAAAGAAAGCCGAGGCACCCGCCAGTGATGGCCATGAGGAGCTTGAGGCGCCGCCGCCCGCGCGCGGGCGGGTTCGTGTTGCGGGTGCCGCGCGCCGCGGCAGGGGAGAGGGGATTCCGGGATCGCTTCATGCTCGCCTTTGCCCCCGCCAGCTTTCGAGTTCCCGGCGAGTCTTCTTGGTGGGCCGGCCTTTTGCGGGGCGGGGCAGTCGCCGTTCTGCTGTCTTCATCAGCTTCATCAGCTCCAGCGTTTCAGGTGACAGCTCGGGCGTGGTCTCCTCGTAGATGAGTTTGGCATCTTTCGCGGAGAGGCCGCGCATGGGGATTTCCTTGATCGTCAGCGTGCGATAGTGATGTGAGATTTTGACGGTCAAGACGTCGCCGACGTTGACGGTCTTCGAAGCCTTGGCGACATGGTCATTCAATTTGACGCGGCCCAACTCGCATTCGCGCGCGGCCTGTTCCCGGCTCGGAAAAATGCGGGCGAGCTTGAGCCATTTGTCGAGGCGCATCGCGCGGCCGAAGCCGGGGGGATCAGCAGTTCCTGCGGGCATGGTTGAGAATCAATTATTGGTTTTCGAAGAGAGAACCTTGTTGCTGGGCGATTTGAAGCTTGCGGGCGCGTATTGCCTGCCGTCTTTTCTCCATTTCTTCCCGCGCCGGCAAGTACCAGTCATGAAATTCTTTGTGCAACGCCTTCATTGAGTTGCTTGATCTCCCGGGAGAGTTTTTCCTGGAGGCGAGTCAGATGCTCTATGGCGTCCGCCCAAGACGCCTTTTGCTCCAATGCTTTTGTCTCCGGAGTGTTCGCGGACATGGATGTCCTCCTGCGGAAATGAGCTTTTCAACTCGGTTTCGTGGTCAAAGTCTCGACCTGCTGCTGCAATTCGACATGATCCTGGCGCAATGTGGCCACTTCCGTCTGCAACCGCTCGACCCTTTTTTCAAGGTTGTTGGTTCTGTCGTCCTGCAGCAAGGACGTTCTTTTTGTCTCGGCCTGCACTTCAGTCAGTCTGTCATGCCATTCTTTGGCCCTTTGATCGATCCTCGCAAAAGCCTGATTGCCGGCGTCGGGAATCATCTTCCCCAGCGCGTCCAAATTTTCTCTTGTGAAAGCATCGAGAGCGGCCAAGTTCTTTTCAACGCTGCTGATCCGTGTGTTGACCTGCTCGAAGCCGGTTTGCATTTCAGCGCGAAGCTGCTCGTTACCGGCTTGCATTTCGCTGCGAAGCTGTCCGATCTGGACCTGCATCTCGCCGCGAAGCTGCTCGTTACCGGCTTGCATTTCGCTGCGAAGCTGTCCGATCTGGACCTGCATCTCGCCGCGAAGCTGTTCGTTACCGGCTTGCATCTCGCCGCGAAGCTGTTCGTTACCGGCTTGCATTTCGCTGCGAAGCTGCTCGTTGCCCGCCTGCATCTCGCCGCGGAGCTGCTCGTTGCCCGCCTGCATCTCGCCGCGGAGCTGCTCGTTGCCCGCCTGCATCTCGCCGCGAAGCTGCTCGTTGCCCGCCTGCATCTCGCCGCGGAGCTGCTCGTTGCCCGCCTGCATCTCGCTGCGAAGCTGCTCGTTGGTCTGCTTGAATCCAGCTTCCATCTCGCTGCGAAGCTGATCGATCTTCGCAATGATCGTTTTCAAGCTTGCTTGGCGCGCTGTCGTTTTCTTCTTGGGTTTTCCAGGCATACGATCCTCCCCGAGTTTAAAAGAGTTTGAGTTGTTGATCTGCAATCTTGTCACTGCTCTTGGTTGCTCTGGCCTGCCAATACTCGTAAGCCTTGAGTTGCTCTTCAATATCCAACAAAAAGCGCGAAGCCGCGAATTTGCGCGACTTGCCAAAGAGCACGCGGCTGGCGGCACGCACAAGATAAAGCCGTTCCTGCGCGCGCGTCATGCCGACGTAAAACAGCCGGCGCTCCTCGGCGAGATCGCCTTGCAATTCCTCCAACTGCATCGGCGTCAAGTTTTCTTCGCAGCCGATGATGAAAACCACGGGAAACTCCAGGCCTTTGGCGGCATGCAGCGTCAGCAGCGAGATCTTTTCCACCTGTGCCTCGATTTGATC encodes the following:
- a CDS encoding RNA-binding S4 domain-containing protein, giving the protein MPAGTADPPGFGRAMRLDKWLKLARIFPSREQAARECELGRVKLNDHVAKASKTVNVGDVLTVKISHHYRTLTIKEIPMRGLSAKDAKLIYEETTPELSPETLELMKLMKTAERRLPRPAKGRPTKKTRRELESWRGQRRA
- the lnt gene encoding apolipoprotein N-acyltransferase, producing the protein MKRSRNPLSPAAARGTRNTNPPARGRRRLKLLMAITGGCLGFLSYPAINWTPLAALAYVPYFWLLNHCDGIKETVKYTWLYSFVMALGGFFWIAYTVVEFGGLPWWLAVPIVLLYAAVGASNLAVTGGLVAWLRRLLSMKWQVLWVPAVFVIVERYFPKLFDWYVGNAIYQVISLIQIADLGGPFLLTMQILWVNYAIFALLEPVLRRRLPHGSPALFDNAERIITAGVGLAMLLFSFGYGHFRLQQVEAEMQRATHKNIGVVQGNLGNYERLQAQYGNSATIYKFFEVHRDLTLELLQQRREKLDLVLWPEGGYPYPFPEFHPTHQELADLAEKAGAPIVTGGYVRERKPVYKIYNSMSLTAPGKFEPAALYKKHILLAFGEYMPFSDWFPALKDLIPAVSTFGAGPGPEIMVYGDFRIAPLICYEALSPHYMRVYDQKNANLILNVTNDSWYSRYQEPEQHLALSQLRCVEARMAQVRSTNTGISAVILPTGEITNRTAFDEAASFAAQVPLLEMPPTIYARFGDWWVGLQALLLAGMIATRWWQRKK
- a CDS encoding gp58-like family protein, encoding MQINNSNSFKLGEDRMPGKPKKKTTARQASLKTIIAKIDQLRSEMEAGFKQTNEQLRSEMQAGNEQLRGEMQAGNEQLRGEMQAGNEQLRGEMQAGNEQLRGEMQAGNEQLRSEMQAGNEQLRGEMQAGNEQLRGEMQVQIGQLRSEMQAGNEQLRGEMQVQIGQLRSEMQAGNEQLRAEMQTGFEQVNTRISSVEKNLAALDAFTRENLDALGKMIPDAGNQAFARIDQRAKEWHDRLTEVQAETKRTSLLQDDRTNNLEKRVERLQTEVATLRQDHVELQQQVETLTTKPS